From one Sulfurimonas sp. HSL-3221 genomic stretch:
- a CDS encoding mechanosensitive ion channel family protein: MKHFFVLMLLGLQLLAAEPFWQQVLSVEAELYAPRGDTNASEAAGVDAKLDAFAGLVSALKAAPYSVENPVNPFFHPSEADAQLYRLSAKIRVNREQGNSLAETRDRLAVQTLKLQQRIFVFFASLAAEWTTLDTEALSARVRDEIGQLQAIDVEADVHAAAEVTEEGEIADALRKNAAALQTHYLFYKELLDYLQLHPQSLQYRSLLQRIKLDSLLAFLNDNAVAAEINTGLRYVNTDVGRLTLFAASLLLAWLVAALLYYRVYRMMQHLITRKEDLTDEMMLNNIESIRRPLFIIILAYGLQVGLEILQHPSSSQDESTLFYFVYLAAFSYIVIRLVDNFFYHFLHQRTALKNRQMRSELVNLILSITKIVIVITAVLFFLVHIGVNITGLVASLGIGGLAVALAAKDTLSNFFGLLKILSDNSFSQGDWIAAGDVEGTVVEIGFISTDIRTFDNALITVPNEKLANVPLKNYNRRKVGRRIKMHVGVTYGSDRAALAKAIDEIRQMLLEHPDTVVPGEYDTEMYARLKKREKRLISVEDKFGIKTSLMVYLDELSASSMDILIYTFTNTVDWEEWLRIKQDIIFKIWEILDANGLEFAFPSQSLYFDKDNIRDSVAPMFKNQPEK, encoded by the coding sequence ATGAAACATTTTTTTGTCCTGATGCTGCTCGGTCTTCAGCTCCTCGCGGCCGAACCGTTCTGGCAGCAGGTCCTCTCCGTCGAAGCGGAGCTTTACGCGCCGCGCGGCGATACGAATGCCTCGGAAGCGGCGGGGGTCGATGCAAAACTTGATGCCTTCGCGGGTCTGGTCTCGGCCCTGAAAGCGGCCCCCTACAGTGTTGAAAATCCCGTCAATCCCTTTTTCCACCCCTCCGAAGCGGATGCGCAGCTCTACCGGCTCTCCGCCAAGATCCGCGTCAACCGCGAACAGGGGAACAGCCTCGCCGAAACCCGTGACCGCCTCGCCGTGCAGACGCTGAAGCTGCAACAGCGCATCTTTGTCTTTTTCGCCTCCCTGGCGGCGGAGTGGACCACCCTCGATACGGAAGCGCTGAGCGCACGGGTCCGCGACGAGATCGGCCAGCTTCAGGCGATCGACGTGGAGGCGGATGTCCATGCCGCGGCGGAGGTGACGGAAGAGGGGGAGATTGCCGATGCCCTGCGCAAGAACGCGGCGGCACTGCAGACCCACTACCTTTTCTATAAGGAGCTGCTGGACTACCTCCAACTTCATCCCCAGAGCCTCCAGTACCGCTCGCTGCTGCAGCGCATCAAGCTCGACAGCCTGCTCGCCTTCCTCAACGACAACGCCGTTGCCGCCGAGATCAACACGGGCCTGCGCTACGTCAACACCGACGTCGGCCGCCTCACGCTCTTTGCGGCCAGCCTGCTGCTCGCCTGGCTCGTCGCCGCGCTGCTCTACTACCGCGTCTACCGGATGATGCAACACCTCATCACCCGCAAGGAGGATCTTACGGACGAGATGATGCTCAACAACATCGAAAGTATCCGGCGCCCGCTCTTTATCATTATCCTGGCCTACGGCCTGCAGGTCGGTCTGGAGATCCTGCAGCATCCGAGCAGCTCCCAGGATGAGAGCACCCTCTTCTACTTCGTCTACCTGGCCGCCTTCAGCTACATCGTCATACGGCTGGTCGACAACTTTTTCTACCACTTCCTGCACCAGCGCACCGCGCTCAAGAACCGGCAGATGCGCAGCGAACTGGTCAACCTCATCCTCTCGATCACCAAGATCGTCATCGTCATCACCGCCGTCCTCTTCTTCCTGGTGCATATCGGCGTCAATATCACGGGCCTCGTCGCTTCGCTGGGCATCGGCGGTCTGGCGGTCGCCCTGGCGGCGAAGGACACGCTCAGCAACTTCTTCGGACTGCTCAAGATCCTCTCGGACAACTCCTTCTCCCAGGGGGACTGGATCGCTGCGGGGGATGTCGAAGGGACCGTCGTCGAGATCGGCTTCATCAGTACCGATATCCGCACCTTCGACAACGCTCTCATCACGGTGCCGAACGAAAAGCTCGCCAACGTCCCGCTGAAAAACTACAACCGCCGCAAGGTCGGCCGCCGCATCAAGATGCACGTCGGCGTCACCTACGGTTCGGACCGCGCAGCGCTGGCCAAGGCCATCGACGAAATCCGCCAGATGCTCCTGGAGCACCCCGATACCGTCGTCCCGGGCGAATATGACACCGAGATGTACGCCCGGCTGAAAAAGCGCGAAAAGCGCCTCATCTCCGTCGAGGACAAGTTCGGCATCAAGACGAGCCTGATGGTCTACCTCGATGAGCTCTCCGCCTCGTCGATGGACATCCTCATCTACACCTTCACCAACACCGTCGACTGGGAGGAGTGGCTCCGGATCAAACAGGACATTATCTTCAAGATCTGGGAGATCCTCGACGCGAACGGCCTCGAATTCGCCTTCCCGTCGCAGTCGCTCTACTTTGACAAAGATAACATTCGCGACAGCGTGGCGCCGATGTTCAAAAATCAACCGGAAAAATAA
- a CDS encoding TonB-dependent receptor, translating into MKKGILLSIPAALTTLMGADTYSLDAVSVTATKFERETKEVPQSVAVVDNEEIEERNVLNVKDAIETIPGVITMSKNNGYDSRLIIRGAGLKARYGIREIMVMRDGVPMTDPDSFTRMDFIDVDDMESVEVFKGPGSIYAANASGGVVFIKSKSVFDTDNNRVKIGYGTYDTLNANIKGSFAIDESNYVGVSVSRRQSSNDWRDWNEFDTTQASLKYGHLFEDDASLQMEFAYTEANLQLPQSLSADEFAAFKETGETTNTNGAWQQSGRYSDTYFFNVQYEKSFGDLTFKPQAYFTKWGHYHPVTGMINDAPDNYVIGTDLAFDAKHTLFNRDASLVFGLTARSDIRDNSKKYTYRDYIDVPGPSTRIIKVTSDAKGDLAGVEDGTSTLYGFYIQETFAPAERLLVDVGLRYDHLSFDIDGTEYLAYDYADGNYTTGEGDYSVTESYDLLSPKVGATFALTETLNVYGLIAAANQAPTDSEVRANLAYGSSPSLKASLSVNYEVGMKQRSRDWSMDLSLYYNAVRDEIVAVKGADNTTYYTNAGKTKRIGAELSVDYFLSDMVDVGANGAWFDYSYSSYVDGGVDYSGNRQRYIPDYQYSLFAGYHDGSLSARIEGISYGPFYMDDLNTEKYDGFTLVTNLSLAYTTGHHRYQFNVNNLFDQRYATEVDKTTGYGGPKYYYTPGMPQFAMLTYTYSF; encoded by the coding sequence ATGAAAAAGGGGATTTTGCTGAGTATCCCGGCGGCACTCACGACGCTGATGGGAGCGGATACCTACTCCCTGGACGCCGTGAGTGTCACCGCGACGAAATTCGAACGCGAAACCAAAGAGGTGCCGCAGAGCGTCGCTGTCGTCGACAACGAGGAGATCGAAGAGCGCAACGTGCTCAACGTCAAAGATGCCATCGAAACGATCCCGGGGGTGATCACGATGAGCAAGAACAACGGCTACGACAGCCGGCTCATCATCCGCGGCGCGGGGCTGAAAGCGCGCTACGGCATCCGGGAGATCATGGTCATGCGCGACGGGGTCCCGATGACGGACCCGGACAGTTTCACGCGGATGGACTTTATCGACGTTGACGACATGGAGAGCGTCGAGGTCTTCAAGGGGCCGGGTTCGATCTATGCGGCCAATGCCAGCGGCGGGGTCGTCTTTATCAAGTCCAAATCCGTTTTCGATACGGACAACAACCGTGTCAAGATCGGGTACGGCACCTATGACACCCTCAATGCCAACATCAAAGGCTCCTTTGCGATCGATGAGAGCAACTACGTCGGCGTCAGCGTTTCCCGCCGCCAGTCGTCAAACGACTGGAGGGACTGGAACGAGTTCGATACGACCCAGGCGAGCCTGAAATACGGCCACCTCTTCGAGGATGACGCCTCGCTGCAGATGGAGTTTGCCTATACCGAAGCGAACCTGCAGCTGCCCCAGTCCCTCAGCGCTGACGAATTCGCCGCCTTCAAAGAGACGGGGGAGACGACGAACACCAACGGCGCGTGGCAGCAGAGCGGCCGCTATTCCGATACCTACTTCTTCAACGTCCAGTACGAGAAGAGCTTCGGCGACCTGACCTTCAAGCCGCAGGCGTATTTCACGAAGTGGGGCCACTACCACCCGGTCACGGGGATGATCAACGACGCGCCGGACAACTACGTTATCGGGACGGACCTCGCCTTTGATGCGAAACATACGCTTTTTAACCGCGACGCCTCCCTCGTCTTCGGCCTGACGGCGCGCAGCGACATCCGTGACAACAGCAAAAAGTACACCTACCGCGACTACATTGACGTCCCGGGACCGAGTACGCGTATTATCAAGGTCACCTCCGATGCGAAAGGGGACCTGGCCGGGGTCGAAGACGGTACGAGCACGCTCTACGGCTTCTACATTCAGGAGACCTTCGCGCCCGCGGAGCGCCTGCTCGTGGACGTGGGGCTGCGGTACGACCACCTCTCCTTCGATATCGACGGGACGGAGTACCTGGCCTACGACTACGCCGACGGCAACTATACGACGGGCGAGGGCGACTACAGCGTCACCGAGTCCTACGATCTGCTCTCGCCGAAGGTCGGCGCGACGTTCGCGCTGACGGAGACGCTCAACGTTTACGGCCTCATCGCCGCGGCGAATCAGGCGCCGACGGACAGCGAAGTCCGTGCCAACCTCGCCTACGGCAGTTCCCCGTCGCTCAAAGCCTCGCTGTCGGTCAATTACGAGGTCGGTATGAAGCAGCGCAGCCGCGACTGGAGCATGGATCTGTCACTCTACTATAACGCCGTGCGCGACGAGATCGTGGCGGTCAAGGGGGCCGACAATACGACTTATTACACCAATGCCGGTAAAACGAAACGCATCGGGGCGGAGCTCAGCGTCGATTACTTCCTCAGCGACATGGTGGACGTCGGTGCCAACGGCGCCTGGTTCGATTACAGCTACAGCAGTTACGTCGACGGCGGGGTGGACTATTCAGGCAACAGGCAGCGCTACATCCCCGATTACCAGTATTCGCTCTTTGCCGGCTACCATGACGGCAGCCTCTCGGCGCGCATCGAGGGGATCAGCTACGGTCCTTTCTACATGGACGACCTCAACACGGAGAAGTACGACGGCTTTACGCTGGTCACGAACCTGAGCCTTGCCTATACCACCGGACACCACCGCTACCAGTTCAACGTCAACAACCTCTTCGACCAGCGCTACGCGACGGAAGTGGACAAAACGACCGGCTACGGCGGACCGAAGTACTACTACACGCCGGGCATGCCGCAGTTCGCGATGTTGACCTACACCTATTCGTTCTAA
- a CDS encoding 4Fe-4S binding protein, translated as MVDHITRRGNDLLGWPLVAALFKNRRVLFIVRTAAALLFVSAIGFGLRYPSVAENPYTTAVFWSLFWPFFMIVSIVLIGPGFCGVCPHGVIGRFFSKIGTQKEAPAWLKHRGIGLGILIAAYWVPVYLFPGALKTPWVAAALFAGLTLLALFVFSRYKDMAYCTYLCPIGSVTKSYGKLGAVRLQTYRDACDACTTFDCAKACETGLQPYLFEKKNSMRDCTLCMDCAQACEAVSLQLVKPSKGMFGEVNDRHTIHTSVYILLLAIITITMHFHHGLGHSPVKTQTPWYAAGEWLASFLPAGVDWVGFAALVMALSVTGALVLGGYAVAAALANKPFKSFLHRNSYALAPMMIIGSLSHVGSFFFLEYASELANAWYWLTGSTETMRPLASMRDGWVHLFSLFGYAGALWSAVILYSRLGMYEFSTAKRLAAFAASGAMIWFYIGLLVLSMVVRSH; from the coding sequence ATGGTCGACCATATTACTCGGAGGGGAAACGACCTGCTGGGCTGGCCGCTGGTAGCGGCCCTGTTTAAAAACAGGCGCGTCCTTTTCATCGTGCGGACGGCGGCTGCGCTGCTTTTCGTCTCCGCGATAGGGTTCGGCCTGCGCTATCCGTCCGTAGCGGAGAACCCCTACACTACGGCCGTTTTCTGGTCGCTGTTCTGGCCCTTTTTCATGATCGTCAGCATCGTGCTGATCGGGCCTGGATTCTGCGGGGTCTGCCCCCACGGTGTGATCGGCCGCTTCTTTTCGAAAATCGGTACGCAAAAGGAGGCGCCGGCGTGGCTGAAGCATCGCGGCATCGGGCTGGGCATCCTGATCGCGGCCTACTGGGTGCCGGTCTACCTCTTCCCGGGCGCGCTCAAGACTCCCTGGGTCGCCGCGGCGCTCTTCGCCGGGCTGACGCTCCTGGCACTCTTTGTCTTCTCCCGCTACAAGGATATGGCCTACTGCACCTACCTCTGCCCGATCGGGAGCGTGACCAAAAGCTACGGGAAACTGGGGGCGGTCCGTCTGCAGACCTACCGCGACGCCTGCGACGCGTGCACGACCTTTGACTGCGCGAAAGCCTGCGAGACGGGGCTGCAGCCCTACCTTTTTGAGAAGAAAAACTCCATGCGCGACTGTACGCTCTGCATGGATTGCGCGCAGGCCTGCGAGGCGGTATCGCTGCAGCTGGTGAAACCTTCCAAGGGGATGTTCGGCGAGGTCAACGACCGCCACACCATCCATACCTCTGTTTATATCCTGCTGCTGGCGATCATTACGATCACCATGCATTTCCACCACGGGCTCGGGCATTCGCCGGTGAAGACGCAGACACCGTGGTACGCGGCAGGAGAGTGGCTCGCATCGTTCCTGCCTGCCGGGGTGGACTGGGTCGGTTTTGCGGCACTCGTCATGGCCCTGAGCGTCACCGGCGCGCTCGTGCTCGGCGGCTATGCCGTCGCCGCGGCGCTGGCGAACAAGCCCTTTAAGAGCTTCCTGCACCGCAACAGCTACGCTCTGGCCCCGATGATGATCATCGGGTCGCTCTCGCACGTGGGATCGTTCTTCTTCCTGGAGTACGCCTCCGAGCTTGCCAATGCCTGGTACTGGCTGACAGGCAGTACGGAGACGATGCGTCCGCTGGCCTCCATGCGCGACGGCTGGGTCCACCTCTTCTCGCTTTTCGGCTATGCCGGGGCCCTCTGGAGCGCCGTCATCCTCTACAGCCGCCTGGGCATGTACGAGTTTTCCACGGCCAAACGCCTGGCGGCCTTTGCCGCCTCGGGGGCGATGATCTGGTTTTATATCGGGCTGCTGGTGCTCTCGATGGTAGTCAGGAGTCACTGA
- a CDS encoding MerR family transcriptional regulator: MEYKISEVVAKTGVPKSTILYYIKEGLLPEARKLKPNVHRYNDEHVERLRYIRYMKEEVGSSIEQIKAALGNPNRSLSSSLSMIEPLMNTLSRVPADAEHYTEAEFVEAFALDAAVVRRLMETGILLPTGEADFTHKDAAIVNLAAAFESVGVAPDILKAYAEHARGLAKLERQMQQSLCNARTDDNFSTLWKILFETLFTAKPYLFDRNTYRVFVSALKEELNADETHS; the protein is encoded by the coding sequence GTGGAGTATAAGATCTCGGAAGTCGTCGCCAAGACCGGAGTGCCCAAATCGACCATCCTCTACTACATCAAAGAGGGGCTGCTGCCCGAAGCGCGGAAGCTCAAACCCAACGTCCACCGCTACAACGACGAACATGTGGAGCGGCTGCGCTACATCCGGTATATGAAAGAGGAGGTGGGGAGCAGCATCGAGCAGATCAAAGCGGCGCTGGGGAACCCGAACCGGTCGCTTTCAAGCTCGCTGTCGATGATCGAGCCGCTGATGAATACGCTTAGCCGCGTCCCCGCCGACGCGGAGCACTATACGGAGGCGGAGTTTGTCGAGGCATTCGCGCTGGACGCCGCCGTCGTTCGGCGTCTGATGGAGACGGGTATCCTCCTGCCGACGGGGGAGGCGGACTTCACCCATAAAGACGCGGCCATCGTCAACCTGGCCGCCGCCTTCGAGAGCGTCGGGGTCGCCCCCGACATCCTCAAAGCCTACGCCGAACACGCCAGGGGGCTCGCCAAACTGGAGCGCCAGATGCAGCAGAGCCTCTGCAACGCCCGGACGGACGACAACTTCTCGACGCTGTGGAAGATCCTTTTCGAGACCCTTTTTACCGCCAAGCCCTACCTCTTCGACCGGAACACCTACCGGGTCTTCGTCTCCGCCCTCAAAGAGGAGCTCAACGCGGACGAGACGCATTCATAA
- a CDS encoding YeeE/YedE thiosulfate transporter family protein, whose product MPRKIPWWAGGILMSLLFFFTFSEWGAGRPIGASTGMAYLSEVLFGLDADAHEYTALIETSGAWEGVMLIGVFFGGLFMSLFVTKTFHISTIPTLWKTRKNSSVPSRMVWSFIAGFLLVYGARLAGGCNAGHILSGGSQTAVSGMIFTVVALGTGMITGRFFYKRKKSCA is encoded by the coding sequence ATGCCTCGTAAAATACCATGGTGGGCCGGCGGCATCCTGATGAGCCTGCTCTTCTTTTTTACCTTTTCCGAATGGGGAGCGGGGCGGCCGATCGGTGCCTCGACGGGCATGGCCTACCTCTCCGAGGTGCTGTTCGGCCTGGATGCCGATGCGCACGAGTATACGGCACTGATCGAGACGTCGGGCGCCTGGGAGGGGGTGATGCTGATCGGTGTTTTCTTCGGCGGCCTCTTCATGTCGCTCTTCGTGACGAAGACCTTCCACATCAGTACCATCCCGACGCTCTGGAAAACGCGCAAAAACAGCTCGGTCCCTTCGCGGATGGTCTGGAGCTTCATCGCCGGGTTCCTGCTCGTTTACGGGGCGCGGCTCGCCGGCGGCTGCAACGCGGGGCATATCCTCTCCGGGGGGAGCCAGACTGCCGTCAGCGGGATGATCTTTACCGTTGTCGCCCTGGGCACCGGCATGATCACCGGCCGCTTCTTCTATAAACGCAAAAAGAGCTGCGCATGA
- a CDS encoding YeeE/YedE thiosulfate transporter family protein, whose product MIERITHMFDVVAAQGHGSVWTVLFIGFCFGAVILWSRLDKFEKMAGFMIFEDTLAPRMAMMTVALSGVGFYALVQGGVAEYQVKPTLLGGLLVGAVLFGMGLVILGKCPSAFFVSVSEGRVDALVGVIGGMVGGAVFTLTFPWIKQLMGPDLGTIRLSDVLGGYELTIVLLLSLILFVVALLIPTVDYHDPADENQKR is encoded by the coding sequence ATGATTGAGCGTATCACCCATATGTTCGACGTCGTTGCGGCGCAGGGGCACGGTTCAGTCTGGACGGTGCTCTTCATCGGTTTCTGTTTCGGGGCGGTTATCCTCTGGTCGCGGCTCGACAAGTTCGAGAAGATGGCGGGCTTCATGATCTTCGAGGACACCCTGGCGCCGCGCATGGCGATGATGACCGTAGCGCTGTCCGGGGTCGGCTTTTATGCGCTCGTACAGGGCGGCGTTGCGGAGTACCAGGTGAAACCGACCCTGCTGGGCGGGCTGCTGGTCGGCGCAGTGCTGTTCGGCATGGGGCTCGTGATCCTCGGCAAATGCCCCTCGGCCTTTTTCGTCTCCGTCTCCGAAGGGCGCGTCGATGCGCTGGTGGGGGTGATCGGCGGGATGGTCGGCGGCGCGGTCTTCACCCTCACCTTCCCCTGGATCAAACAGCTCATGGGGCCGGACCTCGGAACCATCAGGCTCAGTGACGTGCTGGGCGGTTATGAATTGACCATCGTGCTGCTGCTGAGCCTGATCCTTTTCGTCGTCGCCCTGCTGATCCCG